A region of the Campylobacter cuniculorum DSM 23162 = LMG 24588 genome:
TAGAAACACTAAAAAGCACTCAAATAGAAATCATTTAAACGCCTTGTAAAAAGCGATAAGCTAGAATTTGCACTTTTTTAAGCAAAGTATTTTTAAAAGAATTTAAATGAAAATCTTTAATCTTAAAAGCGATTAAAACACATTAAAAGCTAAGAAATTACAATGAAATATTAATGCTCAAAAGTTAAAAATTCTATTTATAAATCTACAATTTTTTTAAAAATTTTCACTAAAGGGCTTATAAAGTATTTAAACATTTTTATTTTAGATTTTATGGATTAAAGATTTTTTTGAGTCAATTTTTAACTCTTAAATTTTAAGCCTTTATGACTTCTTTGTGGGCTTTGATTTTTGCTTGATTATAAGAATCAACTTGCTTTAAACTCTCTTTTTGTAAGGCTTTGATAAAGGTTTCTATAAAATCAAAGGCGATTTGGTGGTCTTGGTCTGCATTCTGCTCTTTTTTGCACGAGGAAGCGGGATAAATGGGAAGACAAATGGAAACATTTTTTACTTTGTTCCAAGTCGGTTTATTTTCGTAATTAAACAATTCAAAAATGGATTTTTGTATTATCATAGCCAAAAATAAGCCGTTTTCCCTATTCTCGTTTTTATTTTTTAATGCAATAGTATAAGCGTTATGAAGTATGGTGAATTCTTTTTCATGATAATAAACCAAACCCGAAGCAACAGCACCATCTGCAATTACCACTATCTTATTACTTGTCGTTTCAAAATCATTTTTATTTACATAATACATTACACCATTATTCCCAACTTTTGCCACAATTGCTGGTATTGTATGTTCTTTATCGGGTTTGGTAACTCTAAAATTTCTCGTATCGAGCGAATTTAATTTTTTTAATTCTATTTTTTCAAACAGCTCTGCGATTTTAAACTCTTTCCATTGTAGATTTGCAAAGGGGGCGGTTGAAATGTTTGATTGTATTTGAGGGGTTTGCGTGAAAGATTCTTTGGTGAAATCATCAAGCGGATAATTTAATTCCCCCCCCCCTATAAAATCAGAATCTTTATTTAAGGCTTTTTGATTCTTTGGTGGATTTGAGAGCTTTTCAAAGCTTTGCAAAGCAAACATTTCATTTTGATTCAAAATGAAATTCTCAAAGCCTGTGGCTTTGAGATACGCCTCCAGCTCCTCCACACGCTCCGCCTCCAGCTCCGCTATATAAGATTCCATATAATCAAAGGCAATATTTTCTTGTTTGTCAATAGGCAATAAAATCTTTTCTTTTTTCACTCTCTCCCAACCTGATTTATTGCTCCAGTTAAATTGAGTTAATACCTTTTGCAAAAGTGTGGTTAAAAATAAATATTGCGAAGAATTGAGTTCTTTGTCCTTAAATCTTATAGCATAAGCATCCTGCAAAATAGTAAATTCTTGCGATTGATAAAAGGCGGGGGCGTCTCCATTTGCAGCAACCGAAATGACATTTTTTAAAATTGTTGCTTCATTGCGTGGGACATAGCATGATAATCCTTGATTTTCTCTTGCACAAGTTAAAGCAGGCAAATCATACTCCTGCGTAGCATTCTCTGGTAAATCAGATTTTTTGTAAGCTAATTTTTTAAAAGCGACACGTTCAAATTTGTCTTCAAGCTTAAACTCTTTCCAAGTGCCCCCGTTTTGCTTGAATTTTTCATCAAGCTCTTTCAAACGAGGGCTTTGAGACTTTCCCAAAGAAGCCTTGTTTTCTTGTTTGAGTATATTGCTCACTTCCCAAGCGAGATAATCACTCACGCATTTTTTGAAATCCTCCAAAGTCGGCTTGGTGTCTATTGTCTTATGCTGGTCAAAATTCCAATCATTGCCATTTTGCGTGATAGTATCCTCCACATAAAGCTCTTTAAGATTCCATAGCGTAGAATCCACTTTGGCGTTTAATCCCCCTTTGTAGATTCTAATGATGTCTTCGTATCTTTGAGAGGGATTATCCACTTCTTGCAAGTTTCTTTTGACTCTTTTAAAGCCATCATTTCTAAAGTCTATGAATTTCACACTCTTTTCAAAATCATGCGGAATCTTTGCCCGAAAAACATAAATGCTTGTTTGCACTCCCGCCATAGGTTGGAATAAATCGGGAGGCATTTTAATACTTGCTATGAGGGTGTGGTGCTTTAGGATTTCTTTATTTGTGTTAATAGCCTTACCACTCCCTGCACTATCTTGTATGATGATAGCTCCTAAGCCATTTTTAGACATATTATCAAGCCCTATTTTGATAAAAGGCATTCCATTTTCTTCAAAGGTAAAAGGAGGATTCAAAAGAAGCTTATCCGCACCAAATTCTCTTATAATTTGAGCAATACTTGCATCAAAGCTATTCCCCTTATAAATTTGAGAACTGCCATCACCGCGTAAAATCATATTTGTTACAGCTAGAGCAAACATTTCAGCATTAAGTTCCACGCCTAAAAGTTGATTTTTCTTAAGTTCATTAATCAGCTCTTCGCTTGATTTATCTCCATAATCCTTTTTTAAATCTCCTCTTTGCTCTTTTTCCTTAACCTTTTCACACATTAAAGACATAGCAGAGACTAAAAAACCCGCACTTCCTGTAGCTAAATCCATGACCTTATCTGTATCTGTAATCTCTAAAATCTCTGCCATCATTTTAGTGATATAGGGCGGTGTGAGCACAATTCCTAGTTCTTTACCATCTCCTAAGGCATATTTCAAAAACTCACTATAAAGTTCGCCCATAACATCTAAATGCCCTCTGTGTGCATTGAAGCCATCAATCTCTTTATAAATGTATTCATAAATATAAGCAAAAATTTGCTTATTAATACTTGCACTCTCACTCAATAAATGTGCGACTATTTGGTTGTTTGGATTTTTCTTTTGTCCCTGTTTGCTTGTAAAGTTTTTTGGAATCTCATCTCTATAGGGATCTTTTTTTATCTCATTAAATGAAGCTAACATTAAATCCCTTTTCTTTTTATCAGACACTTTCATTTCTAAGTATTTTTCTATCTGCTTATAAATGCGTTCTCCGTCATTTTTCCCATCAAGATCATTTGGCTTTAAACCCGAACAGATTCTCTTGTATTTTTCATCATAATAAGACTGCATAGAGAGTATCAATCCCGCAACATACAAAACCCTCTGTGGTGCTGTGATATTGTGAGAATGCATAAGTTTATTTAAATCCCTATTGTATCGCCCTAAAATAAGTTTTTGCTTTTTTAAAATTTCATTTTTTTGAATCTCTGTGAGTCGTGCGTTATCTAAGAAGTCTTTAAAACTCTCTTGTGATTTTAGGAAGTCTAAATTTTGTGTTTTGGTTTCTATGAAAGCATTTGATGAAGTTCCAAAAACCAAATAAACTTTTATGGCAATATCCTCAGGACTTTTCCCTGCAATGGCCACTGCAATGCAATTTTCGTATTCTCTTTTCTCTTTTTCTTGCTCTCTCTCTAAAATCCCTCTTGCATAATGCAATGCTCCATTAAGAGCGTAGCCAGAAATGGCATTTTGATCAAATCTTACATTATTATCCTTATCAAAACTTGCCATTCTATCAACAAAAGTGCCTTTTGAGT
Encoded here:
- a CDS encoding restriction endonuclease subunit S is translated as MSNILKQENKASLGKSQSPRLKELDEKFKQNGGTWKEFKLEDKFERVAFKKLAYKKSDLPENATQEYDLPALTCARENQGLSCYVPRNEATILKNVISVAANGDAPAFYQSQEFTILQDAYAIRFKDKELNSSQYLFLTTLLQKVLTQFNWSNKSGWERVKKEKILLPIDKQENIAFDYMESYIAELEAERVEELEAYLKATGFENFILNQNEMFALQSFEKLSNPPKNQKALNKDSDFIGGGELNYPLDDFTKESFTQTPQIQSNISTAPFANLQWKEFKIAELFEKIELKKLNSLDTRNFRVTKPDKEHTIPAIVAKVGNNGVMYYVNKNDFETTSNKIVVIADGAVASGLVYYHEKEFTILHNAYTIALKNKNENRENGLFLAMIIQKSIFELFNYENKPTWNKVKNVSICLPIYPASSCKKEQNADQDHQIAFDFIETFIKALQKESLKQVDSYNQAKIKAHKEVIKA